CCGGGGCAGTCGCAGTCGCTCGCGGGGTCGAATTCCTCGAATACCGGAGACTCCATGCGATTCCCCTCACACTTCCGGCGGAAAATGCGGCACCCGTGCACGTCCGGGCGCGCGTCGTCAGTTTCGCAACTGTCTTCCGCACGCGCATGCTGACGGTCCGAATGATGTACGCGGGGGCCTTCCGGGAGCCGCGGCGGCCCCAGGACGGTGGTTAGGAGCACCCCCGGACGTCCTGTAGAGTTACGACGTCAGCGCGCGCCGCTAGCTCAGTTGGTTAGAGCAGCTGACTCTTAATCAGCGGGTCCGGGGTTCGAGTCCCTGGCGGCGCACGATGCCGGTGGCGGCTTGTGTTCGCAGACAACGCGAACGCGAGCCGCCACCGTCGTTTTCTGCGCGGCTCCGCCGCGCGCTGTGGGGGCTCCGTCACCCACACCCCCTTTGCTCGGCGTCATGGCGACCGGGGGTCAAGAAGCCCTGCGCGGAGCCCCCGCACCGACCGGAAGGCCCCTCGCGGGAGCGGGGGGCCTTCTTGTATCTCCGAGGGCCCCTGTCTCTGGCCGGAACCCGGCCCCCCGCCCGATTGGCCGGATACCCTCTCGCCATGGCAGCGCGTGACCTCCAGGAGCGGATCAAGAAGCTCATCATCGACCGCCGGCTGGCCTCCGGGGCCCCGCTGCCGACCGAGCCCGAGCTGATGGAGTACCTCGGCGCGAGCCGGAACTCGGTGCGGGAGGCGCTGAAGGCGCTCCAGGCGATGGGCATCGTGGAGATCCGGCACGGGTTCGGGACGTACGTCGGCCCCATGTCCCTGGCCCCGATGATCGAGGGCCTCGCCTTCCGCACGGTCGCCGGGCACTACCGGGGCGAGGACTCCCTGCTCCAGCTGCTCGAACTCAGGGAGGCCGTGGAGACGGGGCTCGTCTCCCGGCTCGCGGGGCGGATACCGCGCACGGACCTCGTCGAACTGGACGCGCTCGTCGACCGTATGGAAGAGCAGGCCGCGCGCGGAGCCGGCCTCGCCGAGACCGACCGGGCCTTCCACGCCACCCTCTACCGGGGGCTGGACAACGTGCTGCTGAGCGAGGTCCTGGAAGCCTTCTGGGACGCCTTCCACCGGGTCCGCACGGACCTCGGGGGCGAGCCGCAGGACCCGAAGGTGACCTGCCGGCAGCACCGGGAGATCCTCGACGCGGTCCGCTCCGGCGACTCGATGCGGGCGGAGGAGGCCATAAGAGAGCACTTCGGCAACATCCGCGCCCGCCTGTCCACAACGGCTCCACAGGGTCCCCACACCCGCCACAATGAACGCGTATGACCGGTAAACACCGCGTTTCGCATCTTGCGATCATGATGAACGCCGTAGAACCCTGGTTTTCTGGTTTTTCAAGATGCTGCGCTTTCGCGGCAGTTGGGGGGATTCGGAGCCGGTTGCGGATCGAGCGGGGGTAGGGGCCCCGTTCATGAAGCGATGCCGTGGGGGGCATCATGCAACCGGAAGGTCGCGTTGCCGTGTCTATAGGGTGTGGATGACGTGGTGACAGCGACCCACCACTGATACGTCTGTGAAGGTCGAGGGGGACCTGGAGCAGACGGTAGGAAGCGACGAAACACGCGGCTGTTCCGCGTGTGGGGGGATGACTCATGACGTCGAGGCCGACGGGCGCCCGGCAGGACCACGACCCGTCCCAGACCACCCAGCTCAGGGTGCCGGCGCATCGGATGAGCACCACGGGGACATTCCGGCGGATCAAGAAGACGCTGCCGAGATACGACTACGAGCACTACAGCCGGCTCGCGGGTCCCCTCACCCAACCCGATCCGACCAAGCCGTACAAGGTGCAGTACCGCTCGCTCATCTCGCAGGAGCCGCACCGCATCCGGGTGGCCCTGATGCTGGCGGCGGCCCCGGTGCTCTCGCTGGTGCTGCTGTTCTGGCTGCTCCAGCCCGAGCACTGGACCGAGCGCGACTACCCGGCCTTCGACTGGCTGCCGGCGCTGGACGTCGTCATGCTCGTCTCGATCGGCCTGATCGAGTTCTTCCGCTGCATGAACGTGCTGTCCAACGCGCACGCCACGCTGGTCGCCCGCGACCCGATCCCGGTGGTGCCCGAGACCGGCACGAGAGTGGCCTTCCTCACCTCCTTCGTGCCCGGCAAGGAGCCGCTGGAGATGGTGACGAAGACCCTGGAGGCGGCCGTCAAGATCCGCCACCGGGGTCTGATGCACGTCTGGCTGCTGGACGAGGGCGACGACCCCGAGGTGAAGGCGGTCTGCGAGCGCCTCGGCGTGCACCACTTCTCCCGCAAGGGCGTCGCGAAGTGGAATCAGGCCAAGGGCCCGCACCGCGCCAAGACCAAGCACGGCAACTACAACGCCTGGCTGGAGGCGCACGGCGACGACTACGACTTCTTCGCCTCGGTCGACACCGACCACGTGCCGCTGCCCAACTACCTGGAGCGGATGCTCGGCTTCTTCCGCGACCCGGACGTCGGCTTCGTCATCGGCCCGCAGGTCTACGGCAACTACGACAACCCCATTACCAAGGCCGCCGAGTCGCAGCAGTTCCTCTTCCACGCGCTGATCCAGCGCGCGGGCAACCGCTACGGCTCCCCGATGTTCGTCGGCACGTCCAACGCGGTGCGCATCAAGGCGCTGAAGCAGATCGGCGGTCTGTACGACTCGATCACCGAGGACATGGCGACCGGCTTCGAGATGCACCGCCACAAGAACCCGGCGACGGGCAACAAGTGGCGCTCGGTGTACACGCCGGACGTGCTCGCGGTCGGGGAGGGCCCGAGCGCCTGGACGGACTTCTTCACCCAGCAGATGCGCTGGTCGCGAGGGACGTACGAGACGATCATCGGGCAGTACTGGAAGGGCTGGTACTCGCTGCCGCCGAGCAAGCTCTTCAACTACACCATGATGATCATCTTCTACCCGATGTCGGCCCTGAACTGGATTCTTGCGGCGCTCAGCTGCGCGCTGTTCCTGGGCCTGGGCGCCTCGGGTGTGAACATCGACCCGGCGGTCTGGCTGATGCTCTACGGCAACGCCTCCGCCCTGCAGATCGGCCTGTACGTCTGGAACCGCCGGCACAACGTCTCGCCGCACGAGCCGGAGGGCTCCGGCGGTGTGGCCGGCATGGTGATGTCCGCGCTGTCGGCGCCGCTGTACGCGAAGGCGCTGATCGACTCGGTGCTGCGGCGCAAGAGCAAGTTCGTGGTCACCCCCAAGGGCGATTCGGCGAGCCCGGACCGCTGGTTCGCCACGTTCCGCTACCACTGGTACTTCATCCTGATCTTCGCCGCCTCGATCACGGCGGGCTTCGTCTTCGGCAACTCCCACCCCGCGATGATCATCTGGGCGACGTTCGCGCTGCTGATCACGGCCTCGCCGATCTTCGCCTGGCGCTGGCAGCTGCGGCAGGACGCGAAGAAGCCCGCCCGCCACGCGGCGGAGCAGCCTCAGGACCCTGCCGGGCCGCACCGGACGCAGCCGCTGCCCATCCCGCAGCAGCAGGCGCCGCACGCCCCGCAGAACAAGCCCAGTTGGGCCGCCACCCCTGGCGGCAACGGGGAGGTCGGGGGAACCGACCAGACCATGCAGATCGCCCTTGGTGGACTTGGGGGACGTAAGGAATGAACGACCGTGCAGGCCGCCGCCGGGCCCGTCGACTCGCGATCGGCACGGCGGTGGTACTCGCGCTGGCCGGGATGAACGGGCCGTGGCTCTATCGCTTCAGCACCGAGAAATACCACCAGTACAAGATCAACCAGCCGGAGTACAAGGCCGCGAACGGCAAGTGGGAGATCATCGAGTTTCCCGAGGAGTACCGGCAGAACACGATCCACGCGGCGCTGCTGCGCACCGGCAAGGTGCTGCTCGTCGCGGGGTCGGGCAACAACCAGGAGAACTTCGACGCGAAGAAGTTCGACACCCGTATCTGGGACCCGGTCAAGGGCACCATCAAGAAGGTCCCCACGCCCAGCGACCTGTTCTGCACGGGCCACACCCAGCTCGCCAACGGCAACCTGCTGATCGCGGGCGGCACCAAGCGGTACGAGAAGCTCAAGGGTGACGTCACCAAGGCCGGCGGCCTGATGATCGTCCACAACGAGAACCCGGACAAGCCGATCACCCTGCCCGCGGGCACGAAGTTCACGGGCAAGGAGAACGGCAAGACCTTCGTCTCGAAGGACCCGGTGCTGGTGCCGCGCGCCAAGAAGGTCTTCGACAAGGCGACCGGCAGGTTCCTGCGCAACGACCCCGGCCTCGGCCGGATCTACGTCGAGGCGCAGAAGCGGGGCAAGAAGTTCGAGACGGGCACGCAGGACAACTACCGCGTGCACGGCCTCGACGGCGCCGACGCGCGCAACACGTACGGCATCGCGCAGAAGCTCGCCCTCGACAAGAAGGACTTCCAGGGGATCCGGGACGCCTTCGAGTTCGACCCCGTCGCCGAGAAGTACATCAAGGTCGACCCGATGAAGGAGGCCCGCTGGTACCCGACGCTCACCACCCTGAGCGACGGGAGGATCCTCAGCGTCTCCGGCCTCGACGACATCGGCCAGCTGGTCCCGGGCAAGAACGAGATCTTCGACCCGAAGACCAAGAAGTGGACCTACACCGACAAGGTCCGGCAGTTCCCGACCTACCCGGCGCTGTTCCTCATGCAGAACGGCAAGGTCTTCTACTCGGGTTCCAACGCGGGCTACGGGCCGGACAACGTGGGCCGGGACCCGGGCGTGTGGGACGTGGACACGAACAAGTTCACGAAGGTCCCGGGGCTGAGCGACCCCAAGCTGATGGAGACGTCCGGCACGGTGCTGCTGCCGCCGGCGCAGGACGAGAAGTACATGGTGATCGGCGGCGGTGGCGTCGGCGAGTCCCAGGAGTCCAGCGAGAAGACGAGGATCGTCGACCTGAAGGACGACGACCCGCGCTTCGTGGACGGCCCGTCCCTGGACAAGGGCACGCGCTACCCGAACGCCTCGATCCTGCCGGACGACAGCGTGCTGATCTCCGGCGGCTCGGAGGACTACCGGGGCCGCGGCGACTCCAACATCTTCGAGGCGCGGCTGTACGACACGGAGAAGAACGAGCTCAAGCGGGTCGCCGACCCGCTGGTGGGCCGCAACTACCACTCCGGTTCGATCCTGCTGCCCGACGGTCGCGTGATGTTCTTCGGCTCCGACTCGCTCTACGCCGACAAGGCCAACACCAAGCCGGGCAAGTTCGAGCAGCGCATCGAGATCTACACCCCGCCGTACCTGTACGGCGACGCGGACCGGCCCGCGCTGTCGGGCGGGCCGCAGACCATCGAGCGCGGCGGGACGGGGACGTTCACCTCGTCCGACGCGGCGAAGGTCGACAAGGTCCGGCTGATCCGGCCGAGCGCCGCCACGCACGTCACGGACGTCGACCAGCGGTCCATCGCGCTGGACTTCAAGGCGTCCGGCGACAAGCTGACGGTGACCGTGCCGGAGAACCGGAACCTGGTCCAGGCGGGCTGGTACATGCTGTTCGTGACGGACGCCCAGGGCACGCCGAGCAAGGCGCAGTGGGTCAAGGTGCCGTAGCCGACGGCTCGTCGGGGGCGCTCTCCGGTGCGGGGGGCGCCCCTTTCGCGTGTCTGCCCGCACGGGCCGTTGACGGGAAACCGGCTTGACCTGCACACGGCACCTGGTGTGCTCTCTCGGTACGAGATCGGCACGTGTGGTCAACGGTGGCGGGGGCAACGGGAGATGACCGAGTCGACCACGTCGGGTCCGGTGGCCGAGGAGGTCCTGGCCGCCGCGACCGTCCAGGTCACGGGCGCGGACGGGCACATCGGCGGTCTGGGCGTGGTCATCGCGCCCACCCTGGTGCTGACCTGCGCCCATGTCGTGCTGGACGCGCTGGGTCTGCCCGAGCGGCAGAGCGAGCTGCCCGAGGGGCTCGTGCGCCTCGCCCTCGTCCTCCGGGAGGGCGAGCCGGTGGACGCCGTCGTACGCGACTGGGTGCCGGTGCGCGGGAACGGCACCGGGGACGTGGCCGTCCTGTCCCTGACCCGCCCGCTGCCCGCGGCCCGGCCCGTCGTCATGGTGGCGCCCCGGGACGTCTGGGACCACTCGGCCATCGTTTTCGGACTGCCCAGGGACGACACGGGCGGCGGCTGGCACACCGCCCGGCTCCGCGCCCGCACCGGCACGGGCCGCCTGCAGATGTCCCCGCTCGACGGCCAGACCGACCCCATCCAGCCCGGCTTCAGCGGCTCCGCCGTCTGGGACGACGACCTCGGTGCCGTCGTCGGCATCGTCGCCTCGATCTCACCGGCGCACCGGGGACAGAGCTTCTGCATCCCGACCCGCACGATCCTCGGCGAACTGCCCGGCCTGGCCATGCTGCTCGCGCCCTCCTCCCCCTTCCCCGGGCTGCGCCCGTACACCGAGGAGCACAGCGCGCACTTCTTCGGCCGGGACGAGGACGTCGACGCCGTCCTCACCCTGCTGTGCCCGCAGGGGACGCCCGAGGGCTGCGTGACCCTGACCGGCCCGTCCGGCTCCGGCAAGTCCTCCCTGCTCATGGCGGGCGTGCTGCCCCGCCTGAAGGAACAGGACACGGACGTCGTCACGCTGCGCGCGGAGGGCCGCCTGCCCGACGCCGCCTCGGTCGGGCAGGCCCTGCGGGAGCACCGGTCCGCTCGCGGGCTCGTGCTGGCCGTCGACCAGGCGGAGGCGCTGCTGCTGCGCCCCGAGGAGGAGCTGCGGGCCCTGGTGGACGCGCTCCTCGACGCCGGCCGCCACCCCGGAGTGGCGGTCCTGGTGGCGCTGCGGACCGACTTCCAGGACGCGACCCTGCGCCACCCGGAGCTGAGCCGCCTGATCGGCGGGGCGCCCGCGCACCAGCTGGGCCTGATGACCCGCGAACAGCTCACCGAGGTGGTCCGGCTGCCGCTGCGGGCCTTCCCGGGCGTGGAGTACGACAGCGGCCTGGCCGACCGGCTCATCGAGGACGCGGCGGGCCGCCCCGGCGCCCTGCCCCTGCTCGGTTTCGTCCTCACCACCCTGTGGGACCGGCAGGTCGGCGGCCGGCTCCGCCTCGACACGTACCGCGAACTGGGCGGTCTCGGCGGGGTGTTGAGCAGCCGGGCCGACTCGGCGTGGCAGCGGGCGCTGCGCGGTGCGACGCGGGAGGCCGGGACCGGGCTGCTGCGCGCGCTGGTGCAGGTCCCGCCGGGCAGCGGTACGGCCCTGCGCGCCCGGCTCGCCCGCCGCGACGCCGGGGAGGAGCAGTGGGCCATCGCCCGCGAGCTCGCCGAGGCCCGGGTCCTCGTCCTCGGCGCGGACCCCGAGCGGGGCGAGACGGTCGAGCTGGCCCACGAGGCGCTCATCGAGCACTGGCAGCCCCTGGCCGAGCAGGTGGAGAGCGACCGCACGTTCCTCACCTGGCGCGGCGAACTCCGCTACGACCGGGCCCGCTGGTGGCGGGCCGGGCGGCCGGACGGGCTGCTGCTGGAGGATCCGGCGCTGCCGGTGGCGGAGCGCTGGCTCGCCGAGCGCGGGGACGAACTGACCGACGAGGACCGGGAGTTCATCGAGGCGGGTGTCGCGCTGCGGGATCGCAAGCGGGCCGAGGCCGCGAGATCGGAGCGCCGGAAGCGGTATCTGCGGATGCTGGGGGCGGTGGTCACCGTGCTGGCCGTGGTGGCGGCGGCCGTGGTGTCGGTGCTGTATCTGAACCTGCTGACGGAGCAGCGGCGGCTGGCGTCGGACCGGCTGGCCCAGCAGGCCGCGAGCCTCGACGGCACGTCCCTGACCGTGTCCTCGCTGTACACGGTCGGGGCGTACCGGTCGGAGGCCCGGCCGGACGCGCGGTCCGCCCTGCTGGCGCAGTACCTGCGGATGCAGGACATGGAGCGGGTGGTGATGGAGGGGCGTCACGACGTCGAGGACGTCGCGCTCTCGGAGGACGGCGCCTCCGCGTACGCCCTGCTCGCCAGCGGCCACTACGTGCGGCTCGACCTGCGGAGCAAGACCCGGCCGGAGCCGCTCCTCTACAACAAGGCGACCGACAACGCGCACATGGCCGTGTCGCCCGACGGCCGGACAGCGGCCCGGGCGAATGACTGGGGCGTGATCTCCATGGGCGTACCGGATCCCTCCGGCGACCTGCGGACCGTCGTCCTCCGGCAGGAACAGCAGCTGGGGGAGAACCTGCGCGGCGTGCACGACCTGCGTTTCGACGGGGACGGCGGGCGGATCCTCGCCGCGATCCCCCGCGAGGGCGTGCTCGTGTGGCGCACGGACGACGGCCGCCGCACGGGCCGTACGCTCGCCCCGCCGAAGGGCTGGGACGCGGCGCAGGCGTGGTTCGGCGCGGACGGGACGGTGGTGGCGCGGATCGTCCCCGAGGACGCCGCCGCGGACGACACCCGGGGCCGGCTGGTCTCCTGGGACCTCGGCAGCGGTGCCCTGCGCCGCCCCTGGGGCGAGCAGGCCGCGGCCAGGGCGACGGTCAGCGGCAACGGCCGCGTCCTGGTGACCTGCACGACCCAGGGCGTGCTCGAAGCGTGGCGGCTGGGTGCCTCGCCGAAGCGTTTCCGCAACTGGAACAACTCCGTCTTCCAGGGGCTGTGCCCCCTCAACACGCCCCGGCTCGACGCCTCCGGCCGCTATCTGATCAACCCCACCGGGCGCATCGGCAACGACCTCGGCCGGCTGCGGTTCCTCGTCCTCGACCTGGAGAAGGGCTGGCCGGCCACCTTCGACGTGCCTGCCGCCGCTCCGGAGGACCAGAACATCACCGGCCGCGGGCTCACCCCGCCCGTCGCGTTCGCCGGGCCGCCCGGTGACTTGCGCGCGGTCGTCGCCGCCGGCGGCAGCATCGTCACCGTGCGGGTCCGGCCGCCGACGTCGTTCGACACCAACGCCCTCCTCAACCGCATCCGCACACCGGACGGCCCGTCCGGCAGGATGGCCGTCGTCGACCCCAGCGGCAAGGTCCTGCGGTTGTGGGACCTGGCGGGCCGCAAGCTCCTCGCGACCGCGCGGCCGTCCCGGCCGCTGGCCCCCATGTACGCGGCGTTCAGCCCGGACGGGCGGTGGATGCTGACCATCGCCGAGGACCGGCGCACGGTCCTGGCCTGGCGGATCGACGGCGGCACCCTGACGGAGGAACACGCCCTCGAACTGCCCGCCCCGCCGGACATCACGGCCGCCGGCCCGGACCCCCGCACGGGGCTCACCCCGTCCTGGATCAACATGAGCTTCTCCGACGAGAACCACGCCGTGATCTCGGGGCTGTCGTACGTCTCCCGCTGGCGGCTCGACACCGGGAAGCCGGACGGTGACGTCTACCGGCCCTCGGTCCAGGAGGACTGGCAGCTCGCCAACGAGGCGGCGGGCACCTTCGCCATCGCCATCCCCGGCAAGCCCCAGGCGCTGGTGCGGAAGCTGGACGAGTTCGGCGTCTGGGACTTCTCCAGTGGTGAGTTCACGAGGTGGCACAAGCCGGAACCCGGGAAGGAACGGTCGATCCAGTCCTTCAGCCTCTCCCCCGGCGGAAAGCTGCTCGCCGTGCAGTACGCCGGCGGGCAGGTGCGCCTCTGGGACGTGCGGAAGAAGAAGTTCAGGGAGCCGGACCTCGCCTCCGACGGCGTCTACTACCTCGGCCGCTTCCTGGACAGCCGGCTGCTGCACACCACGACCGCCGCCGGCCAGCTGGTCGTCTGGGACGTGGCCGAACGCCGGGACACCTACCGCTACTACATGGGCTACGGCTCGATCGTCTCCCCGAGCACCGACGGCAGGTCCCTCACCATGCTGGACGGCTCCCGCACCTCCGTGGTCCCCCTCGATCCCGAGCGCTGGGCCGACCGGCTGTGCGCCCTCGCGGAGCGGGAGCTGACCGAGGGGGAGAAGGAACTGGCGGTCGATCCGGACCAGGTCGAGGACGTCTGCTAGGAACTGGCCTTCGCCAGCTTCAGCGCGTAGTCCGCCCACCACTGGCCCGCCTTCGGGCCGCCCTTGCACTCGCCGTCCGACTCGCCGGGCCGCTTGACCCACAGGTAGGCGTCGACCAGCGGGTCGGCCGTCTTCGTCGTCGGCGTCTCGCCCAGGGCGCGGCCGGGCGGGTTGCACCAGCGCTCGCCCGGGTCGCCCTCGGTGTACGGGCCCTTGCCGTTGCGGCTGGTGTCGATGACGAAGTGCTTGCCGCCGACCTTGGCGGAGAGCTGCTTGCCGTAGGCGATGGAGTCCTCGGTGGAGTAGAAGTTCGAGACGTTCACCGAGAAGCCGTCGGCCCGGTCGATGCCCGCGCGGTTCAGCGGCTCGAAGATCTGGTCGGGGTTCTGCCAGCCGGCGTTGCCCGCGTCCAGGTACACCTTCGTGTTCTTCAGGGACTTCAGCTTGGCGACGGCGCCCTTGAGGAGGTCGTAGCGCTCCTCGTGGAACTGCTCCGGGGTGCAGCCGTCCACGAGGTGGAGCAGCGCGTCCGGTTCGAGGATGACCGTGGCCGGCCGGTCGCCGATGCCCGCGGCCACGCCGTCGACCCACGCGCGGTAGGCGTTGCCGTCGGCGGCGCCGCCCTGGGAGTACTGGCCGCAGTCGCGGTGCGGGATGTTGTAGAGGACGAGCAGGGCCGTACGGCCGGCCTTGTCGGCTGCCTCGGTGAAGCCCCGGGTCTGTTCCTCGGGGTTGTCCGGGCCGACCCACTCGGCGACCGGCTGCTCGGCGATCTTGCGGATCGCCTCGGCGTCCCGCTTCTTGCCGGACTTCTCCAGGGCGGCGACCTGCCGGGCCGCGGTGCCGTCCGGGTTGACCCAGAACGGGGCGGTCTCCTTGGGCTGTTGTGTGATCCCGGCGCCCGAGTCGGCGCTCTTGTCCGGTTCATCCCCCCCGCCGTCCGAGGAACACCCCGTGATCAGCAGTGCCGCCCCCAGCACCACCGCGGACATCCGCCTCCCCGCGGACGCCCCGACCCCCCTGCTGCCGTACATCCAACTCCCCCTTGGGTGCACCGTTCCAAGTCTCAATCCTGACACACGTCCCGCGGCACCCACGAGGCCGAACCCGACCTGCGTGGATGACGCAGAGCCACCGTATCGGGACTTGGCGTTATTCAACCTCTAGGCCCGGACGGCCGTTTGGTTCTAGAGTCGTCTCAGCCGGGCCCGGCCTCGGCCAGAGATTCACCCACCGTGCCCCCGCGGCCTCCCGCGCGGCTCGCCGGGTCACTCCCGCAGCCCGTGCGCGCGCGGTCGAGGACCGGCCCGGTCGGCGGCTTCAGGGGGAGCGGGCCGTCGACCGGGCTGGGTGGGCGCGTCACAGGCCGTTCCAGTGAGGTATCACAGGCCGGTCCCCGTGAGGTACGCCGACACCACCACGTTCGCCGTGTAGCTGCGGGTCGCGCGGTCGAAGCTGCCGCCGCAGGTGACCAGCCGCAGTTCGGCCCGGCCCGACTGGCGGGGGCCGTACGCCTGGTGGGCGTCGAAGCGGTCGCGGGTGAGGACCTGGACCGACTCGACGGTGAACTCGGCGACCTTGGCGTCGGCCCGGATCACCCGGATCGTCTGGCCCGGCCGCATGGCACTGACCTTGTAGAACACGGCCGGCCGGGTGTCGGTGTCGACGTGGCCGACCAGGAGCGCGGTGCCGGGCGCCCCGGGGGCCACGCCGCCCGCGTACCAGCCGACCACGCCGGGCTGGTCGTACGGCGGCGGGTCGAGCGCCCCGCGCGCGTCCAGGCCGCGCGCCACGACGGGTGCCTGGACACCGAGCCCGGGGATGTCGACGCGCTGCGGCAGCGCGTCGGCGAGCGGGCGGTGGGCGGGGGGCAGCTTCACGTCCGGGGGCCGGCCGGCCGCCGCCATGTCGCCCGTGGTGGGGGCGGACATGCCGTGCCGCACGTCGGTGACCTCGCGGCCCCACAGCCACAGCCCGAGCAGCAGCACCACCCAGGCCACGCCGGTCAGCAGGCGGCCCGTACCCGGAGAGAACCTCTGTTCGTGGTCGGACATGGTCAGTCCGTCCCGCGGCTCCGGCGGACACCGCCCAGCGCGACGACCACCGCGGCCACCCCCGCCAACACCAGGCCGGTCACGCCCTGGGCCGTGCCCGGCCCGGTCCCGCGCTCCTCGGCGGCGACCAGGTCGGCGGCGCCACCACCGCCCGCGCGCACGGGAGCGACGGGCGAGGCGTACGGGCTCGGCGGCCGGGACCCCTCCGGCCCGGACGGTTCACCGCCGGCTCCCGATGCGGGCGACTGCCCGCCCTTCTCCGGAACGGCCCGCTGCCTCTCGCCGTCCCGGACGGTGAGCGTGCCGGTCCGTTCGGTGTCTCCGCAGGTGACCTTCACGGCGTACGTCCCCGCCGCGAGCGTGGAGCGGACGCGGCTCTCGCCGGCCAGCTCGCGCCCGCCGCCGGTGACGGTGAGCCCGCCGTCGGTGACGGTGAGCCGGGCGTCGGCGACGAACGCCGCCGAGGCGGCGACGGCCGTCCGCTGCGCGCAGCCGGTCACGCGGACCGTGACGTCACCGCCGGGCGCGGGGGTCGCCGGGATCACCGAGACGCCCCCCGTGTCCGCCGCGTACGCCGCCGGGGTCAGGGCGGCCGCGGCCAGGACGGTCGTGCAGAGAGTGACTCTCAGGGAACCCATCGTGAACCTCCAGACGCCTGGAGCCTCCCCCGCGCGGCCGCCCGCCGCATCCGCAGGGACGCGGCGGCTGCTCCGTACGGGTGACGACGGGTTTGAGTCCCGGGACGCGGTCCGACGGGTCCGGGGTCAGACCCGGTCGACCAGGTCCGCGATCGAGTCCACGACCTGCGAGGGCCGGTACGGGAAGCCGTCGACCTGGTCGGGGCGGGTCAGGCCGGTGAGCACCAGGAAGGTCTGCATCCCGGCCTCCATGCCGGCCAGCACGTCGGTGTCCATGCGGTCGCCGATCATCGCGCTGGTCTCGGAGTGCGCCCCGATGGCGTTCAGCCCGGTCCGCATCATCAGGGGGTTCGGCTTGCCCGCGAAGTACGGCTTCTTGCCGGTCGCCTGGGTGATCAGCGCGGCCACCGCGCCGGTCGCGGGCAGCGGGCCCTCGGTGGACGGGCCGGTCTCGTCGGGGTTGGTGCAGATGAAGCGGGCGCCGCCGAGGATGAGCCGGACCGCCTTCGTCATGGCCTCGAAGGAGTACGTGCGGGTCTCCCCGAGGACGACGTAGTCCGGCTCGTGGTCGGTCAGGATGTAGCCGATGTCGTGCAGCGCGGTGGTCAGGCCGGCCTCGCCGATGACGTACGCCGAGCCGCCCGGCCGCTGGTCGTCCAGGAACTGGGCCGTGGCCAGGGCCGAGGTCCAGATGGACTCGATCGGCACCTCCAGG
This genomic stretch from Streptomyces sp. Go-475 harbors:
- a CDS encoding FadR/GntR family transcriptional regulator, which codes for MAARDLQERIKKLIIDRRLASGAPLPTEPELMEYLGASRNSVREALKALQAMGIVEIRHGFGTYVGPMSLAPMIEGLAFRTVAGHYRGEDSLLQLLELREAVETGLVSRLAGRIPRTDLVELDALVDRMEEQAARGAGLAETDRAFHATLYRGLDNVLLSEVLEAFWDAFHRVRTDLGGEPQDPKVTCRQHREILDAVRSGDSMRAEEAIREHFGNIRARLSTTAPQGPHTRHNERV
- a CDS encoding kelch motif-containing protein gives rise to the protein MNDRAGRRRARRLAIGTAVVLALAGMNGPWLYRFSTEKYHQYKINQPEYKAANGKWEIIEFPEEYRQNTIHAALLRTGKVLLVAGSGNNQENFDAKKFDTRIWDPVKGTIKKVPTPSDLFCTGHTQLANGNLLIAGGTKRYEKLKGDVTKAGGLMIVHNENPDKPITLPAGTKFTGKENGKTFVSKDPVLVPRAKKVFDKATGRFLRNDPGLGRIYVEAQKRGKKFETGTQDNYRVHGLDGADARNTYGIAQKLALDKKDFQGIRDAFEFDPVAEKYIKVDPMKEARWYPTLTTLSDGRILSVSGLDDIGQLVPGKNEIFDPKTKKWTYTDKVRQFPTYPALFLMQNGKVFYSGSNAGYGPDNVGRDPGVWDVDTNKFTKVPGLSDPKLMETSGTVLLPPAQDEKYMVIGGGGVGESQESSEKTRIVDLKDDDPRFVDGPSLDKGTRYPNASILPDDSVLISGGSEDYRGRGDSNIFEARLYDTEKNELKRVADPLVGRNYHSGSILLPDGRVMFFGSDSLYADKANTKPGKFEQRIEIYTPPYLYGDADRPALSGGPQTIERGGTGTFTSSDAAKVDKVRLIRPSAATHVTDVDQRSIALDFKASGDKLTVTVPENRNLVQAGWYMLFVTDAQGTPSKAQWVKVP
- a CDS encoding cellulose synthase catalytic subunit — encoded protein: MTSRPTGARQDHDPSQTTQLRVPAHRMSTTGTFRRIKKTLPRYDYEHYSRLAGPLTQPDPTKPYKVQYRSLISQEPHRIRVALMLAAAPVLSLVLLFWLLQPEHWTERDYPAFDWLPALDVVMLVSIGLIEFFRCMNVLSNAHATLVARDPIPVVPETGTRVAFLTSFVPGKEPLEMVTKTLEAAVKIRHRGLMHVWLLDEGDDPEVKAVCERLGVHHFSRKGVAKWNQAKGPHRAKTKHGNYNAWLEAHGDDYDFFASVDTDHVPLPNYLERMLGFFRDPDVGFVIGPQVYGNYDNPITKAAESQQFLFHALIQRAGNRYGSPMFVGTSNAVRIKALKQIGGLYDSITEDMATGFEMHRHKNPATGNKWRSVYTPDVLAVGEGPSAWTDFFTQQMRWSRGTYETIIGQYWKGWYSLPPSKLFNYTMMIIFYPMSALNWILAALSCALFLGLGASGVNIDPAVWLMLYGNASALQIGLYVWNRRHNVSPHEPEGSGGVAGMVMSALSAPLYAKALIDSVLRRKSKFVVTPKGDSASPDRWFATFRYHWYFILIFAASITAGFVFGNSHPAMIIWATFALLITASPIFAWRWQLRQDAKKPARHAAEQPQDPAGPHRTQPLPIPQQQAPHAPQNKPSWAATPGGNGEVGGTDQTMQIALGGLGGRKE